The proteins below are encoded in one region of Mycolicibacterium neworleansense:
- a CDS encoding LLM class flavin-dependent oxidoreductase, which yields MKVNLGTGAQNSQDWERVLAGDFSTPPATPDYKCVQAALALGDLAEPLGFDGIWFPEHHGTPYGMTPNPIQALTYFAGRTERVSLGTFVAVVPWWNPIRLATQIAYLDIVSNGRYTTIGLGRGVSKGEFAAVGVPREESRDRFNETLDILKLAFSGERFSYDGKIFSFPEMSLRPEPISTDLFDRIYSSSSTAESLEILSRRGMVPLFVGNKPITDAGEEVRKVNTFRAEEGLGPCQPKNVMFMYCVGSEDEVGQTEEWIWTANRDVNVHYGFADASNFKGVKGYEAYAAREASATAVLASEVGNQKKGGPPGYHASNLLIGTPETVFEKLKAAQEACSFCEVTIVPQFGTMPYEKAMESTKLFAAEVLPAVHDMPAPLHAAALPEKANA from the coding sequence AGCGCAGAACTCCCAGGACTGGGAGCGGGTGCTCGCCGGGGACTTCAGCACCCCGCCCGCCACGCCGGACTACAAGTGCGTGCAGGCCGCGCTGGCCCTCGGTGATCTCGCCGAACCGCTGGGCTTCGACGGGATCTGGTTCCCCGAACACCACGGCACGCCATATGGCATGACGCCCAACCCGATTCAGGCCCTCACCTACTTCGCCGGACGCACCGAGCGGGTCAGCCTGGGTACCTTCGTGGCAGTGGTGCCGTGGTGGAACCCGATCCGGCTGGCCACCCAGATCGCCTATCTCGACATCGTCTCCAACGGTCGCTACACCACGATCGGCCTGGGCCGCGGTGTGTCGAAGGGGGAGTTCGCCGCCGTCGGTGTGCCGCGTGAGGAGAGCCGCGACCGCTTCAACGAGACGCTGGACATCCTCAAGCTGGCCTTCTCCGGTGAGCGGTTCTCCTACGACGGCAAGATCTTCAGCTTCCCGGAGATGTCGCTGCGCCCCGAGCCGATCAGCACCGACCTGTTCGATCGCATCTACAGCTCATCCTCGACCGCCGAGTCGCTGGAGATCCTGTCGCGGCGCGGCATGGTCCCGCTGTTCGTCGGCAACAAGCCGATCACCGATGCCGGCGAAGAGGTGCGCAAGGTCAACACCTTCCGCGCCGAAGAAGGCCTGGGGCCTTGTCAGCCCAAGAACGTGATGTTCATGTACTGCGTGGGCTCCGAGGACGAGGTCGGCCAAACCGAGGAGTGGATCTGGACCGCCAACCGCGACGTCAACGTGCACTACGGTTTTGCCGACGCGTCGAACTTCAAGGGCGTCAAGGGCTATGAGGCCTACGCCGCCCGCGAGGCAAGTGCGACGGCGGTGCTCGCGTCTGAGGTGGGCAACCAGAAGAAGGGCGGTCCGCCCGGATACCACGCGTCCAACCTGCTGATCGGGACCCCCGAGACAGTGTTCGAAAAGCTCAAGGCCGCGCAGGAGGCCTGCTCGTTCTGTGAGGTCACCATCGTCCCGCAGTTCGGCACCATGCCGTACGAGAAGGCCATGGAGTCCACCAAGCTGTTCGCGGCCGAGGTCTTGCCCGCGGTGCACGACATGCCTGCTCCGCTGCACGCGGCCGCCCTGCCGGAGAAGGCCAACGCATGA